From Litorilinea aerophila:
GACCATGTCTCGGAATACGCGGTCAGCAGCGTAGACCTGCCCTCAGACGAGATGAAGGGGCGCATCATCGGCCGGCAGGGACGCAACATCCGCGCCATCGAGCAGGCAGTAGGGGTGGACCTGGTGGTGGATGACACACCCGAGGCCATCATCATCAGCAGCTTCGACCCGGTACGGCGGGAGATTGCCCGCATGGCCCTGAGCAAACTGGTGACCGACGGCCGCATCCATCCCACCCGCATCGAGAAAGAGGTGGAGCAGGCACGGCACGAGATCGAACAGATCATCCTGGAAGCGGGCGAGCAGGCCATGATCGAGACCAACACCCAGGGCCTGCACCGGGAGCTCCAGAAATTGCTGGGCCGCCTGAAATTCCGCACCAGCTACGGCCAGAATCAGCTCTATCACGCCATCGAGACGGCCCACATCGCGGCCATGATCGCGGCCGAGCTCCACGCCAACGTCAAGGTGGCCCGCCTGGGCGGCCTGCTCCACGACATCGGCAAGGCCGTCAGCCACGAGATCGAGGGGCCCCACGCCATCGTGGGCGCCGAAATCGCCCGGCGCTACGGCGTCAGCGAAGCGGTGGTCAACTGCATTGCCAGCCACCACGGCGAAGTGGAGCCCCAATCGGTGGAAGCCGTCATCGTCGCCGCAGCGGACGCCATCAGCGGGGCCCGGCCGGGCGCCCGACGGGAAAGCCTGGAAACCTACATCAAGCGGGTCACAGCCCTGGAGGAGATCGGCAACAGCTTTGAAGGCGTCAGCCAGACCTACGCCATCCAGGCCGGCCGGGAGATCCGGGTGATCGTCCGGCCAGAGGTGGTGGACGACCTGGCCGCCATCGAACTCAGCAAGCAGATCGCCAAAAAGATCGAGGACAACCTCCAATACCCGGGCCAGATCCGGGTGACGGTGATCCGGGAGACCCGTTCGGTGGAATACGCCAAGTAGGCCGTCTGCGCCCCCTGCCGTCACACCTGTGGCACAACTTTTTGCTGAACAGGCGGGCTTTCAGGTAACATTTTTCTATAAATTCGGTCAACTTTTGTGAGAGATACCGGGGTCAACGCCTGGAAATTTGAGGTGAGCACGTATCCGTTCCAGCCGATAGCCGTCAAGAGGAATAACAACAGTCGTCCGTCAGGCGTGATACGCTGGTCCGGCCGTCCGGGCCAGCCGTGGAGCAACTACAGACAGGAGGCGAAGTTCCATGGCTGAACTCATCAAGGTTTCTGCTCAATCTCGTTCTACGGCTGTTGCCGGCGCCATCGCCGGGGTCATGCGGGAGCAAGGCTATGCGGAAGTACAGGCCATCGGCGCCAGCGCTGTCAACCAGGCGGTGAAGGCCATTGCCATTGCCCGAGGCTATCTGGAACAGGATCACATTGACCTGGTCATTGTGCCCAGCTTCACAGAAGTGGAAATTGAGGGCAATGAACGAACGGCGGTGCGCCTCTCCATCTTCCAGCGCCCGCCGAACCTGGTGCCTCCCACCGAGCAGGCATAAGATCCAGCCGGACAGATACCGGCCCAGAACATGGGCCCGCCAACGGGTACCCATGGCGGAGGTCGTTTGTTGATCGCGGCTGTCTGACACCCCCCGCAGCACACGGCGCCTCTGGAGCGGCAGGCTGACACTGGACGGCCCTGGAAAGCCCTTTGCACGCCAGCCATGGAATCAGCCACGAAAGAGAAACGGGGGAAGTCGCTGGTCGACTTCCCCCGTCTTCGTAGGAGCGGTTCGGGTGAACCCTTGATGCAGTGCAAACCGGGCCGGGTGAACTGTCGTGGGTGAATCCGGCACAGTTCCTGGCGCCCCTGGGCCTCACTGGCCCCGAGAGCGCCGTCGACGTCGACGCCGGCTGCGCCGCCCTGATTTCGTCCCTGCAGACTCTTCAGAGGTGTCCTGCTCCCCCTTTTTCCGCTTGCGTCGCTGCAGGACACGGGCGTTGTCTGCCTCGGCGCTGGCACGGCGCTTGACCGTGCAGCCCCCACAGGTACCACAGCTGGCGCCAGCGCTCCCCTTCTGGCTGATGAGCTCGGCCACCGGGAATTCAGCCAGGACCATGTTTTCCAACATGACGGTGACCGTCTCCCGCAGGGGATGTAAGTGGCGCACCCGCCCCACGCCCTGGGGGGTCACCACCTCGGCCCCCAGCTTGGGCATCTTTTTGTTCTGCTCCTTGTAGTGGGCGTCCTCGTAGGAGAGGCAGCAGAGCAGACGCCCGCAGACCCCGCTGATCTCATCGGGGTTGAGGGGAAGCTGCTGGTTTTTGGCCATCCGGATGCTGACCGGCGTGAATTCCCGTAGCCAGCTGGTACAACAGAGCTGACGGCCGCATTTGCCCACCCCATCCAGCAGCTTGGCTTCATCCCGCACACCGATCTGACGCATCTCGATGCGGGTGTGGAAAATGCGGGCCAACTCCCGCACCAGTGCTCGAAAGTCCACGCGCGATTCCGCTGTGAAGTAGACCAGCAGCCGACCGCCATCATAGTTATACTCACAGCGCACGATCTTGATGTGGAGGCCGTGCTCCCGGGCCTTGGTACGGCAGATGGCCAGGGCTTCCTGTTCCTTGTGGGCCCACAGGTCTTTCTGCACCAGATCCCAGGCGGTGGCCCGGCGGACGACGCTCTTCATCTCGCCCACCACGTCCCGCTCATCGATCTCGTGGGGGGGCTGGATGACCTGGGCCACTTCCTGGCCCCTGGCCGTATCCACGATGACGTAGTCGCCCACCGCCAGATCGAGGAGGCCGCCCGGGTCAAAGTGGTAGATCTTGGTAACCGGTTTAAACTGGATTCCGACGACTATTGGCATGTGCAGTTTCTCCTTCGAACCGTGCTGGCACCGCCCTGGAGCCAACACGGTATCTATGTCAAACAGGCCGGCCGGGCTGCGGTCCAGCTCCTGGTCGCCTGTGCTGTTTCTGGCCCTCGTTCTCTATCCAGCTGTTAACGTGCACCCACGTCGCCCCGGCCCGGGTGGCAGGCATTTGCCCACCCACCAGCAAGCTCCGTGCTCAGGAAGCTTTGGCCCGGGGCATCTGCAACAGCAGCACATCCAGCGCCAGCCGCTTGTTGACCGTGTGGCGCAGGTAAGAAGCCACCCGCCCCAGGGTCTGGACATAGGTGCGTACCGCCTGGGGGGACAGCTGGCGGGCATGCTGCTGGATGATCTCCAGATGATCCACGTTATTGCACTCCTCCAGGCAGCCGGCCTGGGCCAACATCACGTCCCGCCACCAGAGGGTCCACCCTTCTAGCAGGGCGAAGAGCTGCGGATCGTCCCGCTGGCTGGCCAGCTTCTCTGCGAACTGGAGCCGTTCCACCCGGTCGGCGACCACCAACTGGGCCAGCTGGCTCAGCTGCTCCTGACGGGCGGCGGCAGCCTCCCCATCCTGCAGGTAGCGGACCGCCCACCCCAGGCGTCCCTGGGAAAGGCGGGCCAACAATTCCGCCTGGGCCGGCTCCACTTGCCACTGGGTTTCCAGCGCAGCCCGGACCTCTTCCAGGGGAAGCGGGCGCAGCTCCAGCACCTGGCAGCGGCTGGCAATGGTGGGCAGGACGTCCTGGCGGCTTAAGGCCGTCAGACAGAGGATCACGTGGGGCGGCGGCTCTTCCAGCGTCTTGAGTAGCTTGTTAGCAAAGCTGTCGTTGGCTGTGTGAAAGTCCTGGATCAAAAAAAACTTACTGGCGCTTTCCACCGGCCGCAACGAGGCCTCGTGGATGATATCGGCCGCCTGCTCCACCCGCAGCGTCCCATTGGCCCGGTCGGGGTGGCCATCCCGATCCGTGGGCTGAATCAAGCGGAAATCAGGATGACTCCCCTTCCCCATCAGTCCACAGGAGCGGCAACGCCCGCAAGGACGTACCCCTTCCCCCTGGCAGAGAACCGCCTGCGCAAACACCCGGGCCAGGGTCGTCTTGCCCACTTGGGGGGGACCGACCAGGAGGTAGGCATGGCGCAGACCCGACGATAGGGCTACCTCGCCGGCCTGGGGCTGCATCACAGCCTGTTGCAGGAGATGGACCGCCCACCCATGTCCATGGATGGGCCAGGAATCCATTGTGCGGGATCGGACTTCAGCGGCTGGCATGGCATGCTGATTCTAACACAGGGAAATTGGCCTTGCCAAATGGATCTTATGCAAACAACCGCCGCCGGTGGGGAATGGGATGGAGGCCGCAAGGGCCAGTGGCCCGGCCGCTCCTTCGCCATGTCGTTTCGATCGGCCCTGGGCCATATGCGATGGCGGTATGCTATAATGGGCGCGGCAACGTCAACTCGGGCCAGAACGGGAATCTCCGCCCCATGGATTTCACCACCTCATGTGTCCACAGTGCCAACAAAAGTCGATTGCCGCGCACCAGGAACATGCCCTGGTGGATGCTGGCGGCGCTCGTGTTCCTGCTGGTGGCGGGCGCGTGTCGCAGCCCCCAGGCAGAAAACCCGACCAGCCCATCTCCCGCCCTGCCCCCCCCCGACAACCGCCCAGGGCCGCCCATCGCGCCGGACATCTCCTCCCTGCCCCCTCGGGAGCAACAACTGGTGGTCTGGGCGCCGGATTTCCTGGAGGCAGGGGCAGATGACCGGGAGAGGGCCATCCTGGCTGCCGCCTACCAGCGCTTTGAACAGGCACACAACGGCGTCAACCTGGAGGTTCACATCAAAGCCCAGTTTGGGACAGCCAGCATGGGCAACTACCTGCGCAGCGCTCAACGGGTGGCGCCGGCTATCCTGCCCGACTTGGTTCTCCTGGATACCCAGCAGCTCTGGCCGTTGGTGGATGTGGGTCTGATCCAGCCACTGGATGTGGCCAACGAGGTGCAGATTGCCGATTTTTATCAGTTCACCCTCGACGCCGTCACCTACCAGGGGCAGGTTTACGGAATCCCCTACCTGGCGGATGTGATCCACCTGGTCTACGACCCCAATCGGGTGAATCCAGCGCCCCCCACCTGGGAAGAGCTGCTGCAGCGGGGCCCCAGCTATCTGATGCCCCTGGGGGGCAGCGATGGCTATGGCAACGATTCCCTGTTGCTCCAATATGTGGGGGCCGGTGGCCAGCTCCTGGAAAACGGCGGCCTGAGCAACCCGGAAGCGCTCCAGGCCGTCCTGGCGTTCCTGCACCAGGCCCACAGCCGGGGCATTCTGCCGGACACAGCCTTGACCCTGGCCGATCTGGACGCGGTTTGGACCGCATTCCACGCAGGTGCCGGGGCCATGGCCCATGTCTCAGCCCATACCTTTCTCCAGGATGATGGGGCTGGCAATGGCCTGGGCTATGCCCAGGTGCCCACCCGTCAGGGTCTCCCGGCAACCATCGCCCGCACATGGGCCTTTGCCATCCTGACCAACGACCCGGCGCGACGGACCCTGGCGCTGGCCCTGGTCCAGGAGTTGCTGG
This genomic window contains:
- the rny gene encoding ribonuclease Y encodes the protein MGDIVLTIVLILLFSLLSGAVAAYLAYNRGRVTGLQQEQDRQRQLLQSAEEQASRLLAEAETKIKERELALKEEQVRLRNEMEAELDRKRKELERIEERLQSRLDSAERRLEQLENRERKLNQREAKLEQKAARLNTMEEEWAAELQRVAQMTEEEARQVLLERVEKSARQEMARTIREVEAEALDEADRRARAIIAMAIERLASDHVSEYAVSSVDLPSDEMKGRIIGRQGRNIRAIEQAVGVDLVVDDTPEAIIISSFDPVRREIARMALSKLVTDGRIHPTRIEKEVEQARHEIEQIILEAGEQAMIETNTQGLHRELQKLLGRLKFRTSYGQNQLYHAIETAHIAAMIAAELHANVKVARLGGLLHDIGKAVSHEIEGPHAIVGAEIARRYGVSEAVVNCIASHHGEVEPQSVEAVIVAAADAISGARPGARRESLETYIKRVTALEEIGNSFEGVSQTYAIQAGREIRVIVRPEVVDDLAAIELSKQIAKKIEDNLQYPGQIRVTVIRETRSVEYAK
- a CDS encoding stage V sporulation protein S; this encodes MAELIKVSAQSRSTAVAGAIAGVMREQGYAEVQAIGASAVNQAVKAIAIARGYLEQDHIDLVIVPSFTEVEIEGNERTAVRLSIFQRPPNLVPPTEQA
- a CDS encoding PSP1 domain-containing protein produces the protein MPIVVGIQFKPVTKIYHFDPGGLLDLAVGDYVIVDTARGQEVAQVIQPPHEIDERDVVGEMKSVVRRATAWDLVQKDLWAHKEQEALAICRTKAREHGLHIKIVRCEYNYDGGRLLVYFTAESRVDFRALVRELARIFHTRIEMRQIGVRDEAKLLDGVGKCGRQLCCTSWLREFTPVSIRMAKNQQLPLNPDEISGVCGRLLCCLSYEDAHYKEQNKKMPKLGAEVVTPQGVGRVRHLHPLRETVTVMLENMVLAEFPVAELISQKGSAGASCGTCGGCTVKRRASAEADNARVLQRRKRKKGEQDTSEESAGTKSGRRSRRRRRRRSRGQ
- a CDS encoding DNA polymerase III subunit produces the protein MQPQAGEVALSSGLRHAYLLVGPPQVGKTTLARVFAQAVLCQGEGVRPCGRCRSCGLMGKGSHPDFRLIQPTDRDGHPDRANGTLRVEQAADIIHEASLRPVESASKFFLIQDFHTANDSFANKLLKTLEEPPPHVILCLTALSRQDVLPTIASRCQVLELRPLPLEEVRAALETQWQVEPAQAELLARLSQGRLGWAVRYLQDGEAAAARQEQLSQLAQLVVADRVERLQFAEKLASQRDDPQLFALLEGWTLWWRDVMLAQAGCLEECNNVDHLEIIQQHARQLSPQAVRTYVQTLGRVASYLRHTVNKRLALDVLLLQMPRAKAS
- a CDS encoding extracellular solute-binding protein, translating into MLAALVFLLVAGACRSPQAENPTSPSPALPPPDNRPGPPIAPDISSLPPREQQLVVWAPDFLEAGADDRERAILAAAYQRFEQAHNGVNLEVHIKAQFGTASMGNYLRSAQRVAPAILPDLVLLDTQQLWPLVDVGLIQPLDVANEVQIADFYQFTLDAVTYQGQVYGIPYLADVIHLVYDPNRVNPAPPTWEELLQRGPSYLMPLGGSDGYGNDSLLLQYVGAGGQLLENGGLSNPEALQAVLAFLHQAHSRGILPDTALTLADLDAVWTAFHAGAGAMAHVSAHTFLQDDGAGNGLGYAQVPTRQGLPATIARTWAFAILTNDPARRTLALALVQELLAPEVQGEWTALAHYLPSRRNSLEAWPDHGGYLDFLSRQLEVAVALPNGRAFAEFSRNIQSLQQAVLRGELTPEEALLQMEAAAEP